One genomic segment of Epinephelus fuscoguttatus linkage group LG19, E.fuscoguttatus.final_Chr_v1 includes these proteins:
- the si:dkey-110g7.8 gene encoding GTPase IMAP family member 8: MAAVSSASDTGDPRGRHPPERRLLILGGPQSGKTSTANSILGDEVFDAGTETTHSNVGQTEIYGRRVTVVDTPPWAIPNDPEDTGEADSSDNAAAELDNPQRPAPSLDSEGPCMGAILCPPGPHAILLVVSVTQPFTDIERRAAEEQLGALGGGTWRYSMVVFTGVDKLPKGVFIEEHIANTGEALQWLVERCGSRYHAFDNTRKDTEDNTQVPELMEKVEEMITDNQGWYFEVNELILLEEEQARRALEEERMRMEEHARQREQMIGGPPRELRLLLLGWKGVGKSSVGNSILGRRYFESGQETELCLRRQALVSGRRITIVDTPGWDWFSVRRTPKRIRQESQRGAALLRPGPHTLLLVLPVVSSLTARKRRTLLAHIETLFGDSACLHTMVLFSCGDWLGRTPIEEHILRGGRELQRLLEYCGNYYHVLDSKTPGKDRSVSVLLDKIEEMIRENGDKAFLPIQTEWLSEESSYSSDNTEPEDDCRGCQLQ; this comes from the exons ATGGCTGCTGTGTCCTCTGCCTCTGACACTG GGGACCCCAGGGGCCGCCACCCCCCTGAGCGCAGACTGCTGATCCTCGGGGGCCCCCAATCTGGAAAGACCTCCACCGCCAACAGCATCCTGGGCGACGAGGTCTTCGACGCTGGGACGGAGACGACTCACAGCAATGTGGGCCAGACGGAGATCTACGGCCGACGGGTCACTGTGGTGGACACGCCGCCGTGGGCCATCCCCAATGACCCGGAGGACACCGGCGAAGCTGACAGTAGCGACAACGCCGCCGCAGAGTTGGACAACCCACAGCGGCCGGCACCGAGCCTGGACAGCGAGGGGCCGTGCATGGGGGCCATTCTCTGCCCTCCTGGACCCCACGCCATCCTGCTGGTGGTGTCGGTCACCCAGCCCTTCACTGACATCGAGAGGAGGGCCGCGGAGGAGCAGCTGGGGGCGCTGGGTGGGGGGACCTGGAGGTACTCCATGGTGGTGTTTACCGGGGTGGACAAGCTGCCGAAGGGGGTCTTCATTGAGGAGCACATAGCGAACACTGGAGAGGCCCTGCAGTGGCTGGTGGAGAGATGTGGAAGCAG GTACCACGCTTTTGATAACACTCGGAAAGACACAGAAGACAACACGCAGGTCCCCGAGCTCATGGAGAAGGTGGAGGAAATGATCACTGACAACCAAG GCTGGTACTTTGAGGTGAATGAGTTGATTTTACTGGAGGAGGAGCAGGCCAGGAGAgctctggaggaggagaggatgaggatggaGGAGCACGCCAGACAGAGGGAGCAGATGATTGGAGGGCCTCCCAGAG AGCTGAGACTGCTCCTGTTAGGCTGGAAAGGTGTTGGGAAGAGCTCAGTGGGGAACTCCATCCTGGGTCGTCGGTACTTTGAGTCAGGCCAGGAGACAGAGCTGTGCCTCAGGAGGCAGGCGCTTGTGTCCGGCCGTCGGATCACAATTGTGGACACCCCAGGCTGGGATTGGTTCTCAGTGAGGCGGACCCCGAAGCGTATCCGCCAGGAGTCCCAGCGCGGGGCTGCCCTCCTGCGACCTGGACCCCATACCCTGCTGCTGGTCCTCCCCGTCGTGTCATCCCTCACCGCCAGGAAGAGGCGGACACTCCTGGCCCACATAGAGACTCTGTTTGGGGACAGCGCGTGCCTCCACACCATGGTGCTGTTCAGCTGTGGTGATTGGCTGGGCCGCACGCCCATCGAGGAGCACATCCttagaggagggagggagctgCAAAGACTACTGGAATACTGTGGGAACTATTACCACGTCCTGGACAGTAAGACTCCTGGCAAGGACAGGAGTGTGTCAGTCCTACTGGATAAAATAGAGGAGATGATCAGAGAGAACGGGGACAAGGCCTTCCTCCCCATACAGACCGAGTGGT TGAGCGAGGAGAGCTCTTACTCCTCTGACAACACCGAGCCTGAGGACGACTGTCGAGGATGCCAGCTGCAGTGA